Within the Pan troglodytes isolate AG18354 chromosome 2, NHGRI_mPanTro3-v2.0_pri, whole genome shotgun sequence genome, the region ggcggagtctcactctgtcaccaggctggagtgcagtggcgtgatctcggctcactgcaacctctgcctcccatgttcaagcgattctcctgcctcagcctcccgagtagctgggactacaggcatgcaccaccacacccagctaatttttgtatttttagtagagacaggtttcaccatgttggcctggatggtctcaatctcatgacctcgtgatccacccacttcagcctcccaaagtgctgggattacaggcatgagccaccgtgcccagcctctgttttccttttgtagTCCAGCTTTTGAGTTTTTATAACTCAGTCCAGATTGAGGGGATGCTGCTGTTTTTTAGAGAGAGACAATCTAACATCAGTAGGTTTTCAGACTGCTATGTCAGTGTATCTTATAAATCGGATACATTGACCCTCTTCTTACCATCAACCTTTCAAATCCTTGGCCATCATAACACTTCTGAGAAACTGTAGCCCACTTACATTTTTGGCATCTAGCAGCTAAAGGGGCAGTGTACAGTAGTGTTACAAGCAGGCAGTAGAGCCCAGTAGCCTGGATGTGAGTCCCAGTAATGCTGTTAACTGGCTTATATGATTTGGGCAAGTCCTTtagtctctgtgcctcagtttccctatatgTAAAACAGACCTTATGATAAATCCTTGTAGGGTCACTGAGGAACAAATGGGCTGATGCATATAGAGCTCTTAGAACACTGTCTAGCACGTAACAAGCACCATGTCAATGTTAGTGGTCACTGTTTTATCTAATTGCCTCATTTTGAGGGAGGCAAACagcttgattttcttttcctttccttgtatGAGTTCCTGTTTTACATAAGGAAGGTAAAAGATGCAGGGCTCTTGAGCCGCTTTGGCTCTTGTTTGATCCAAGTTCGAAGAAGTAGAACAGCCTGTGTTTTAAACTCATTGCATGTAAAAGTTTCTAATATGCCCATgcttctgggctcaagtttttatttacattttatcacATTTCAGATAGTAAGCCCCACAGTCTGAGAGGTGACTCCATAAAACAAGAAGAGGCCCAGAAAAGCTTTGTTGACAGCTGGAGACAGAGATCAAACACTCAAGGTACCAGAATCCCTGCTTCTCCTGCAGGGGTCTGCATGGCTCTGAGTGATATGCAGAAGAATTGCCCAGGCCTCTGAGAACCGGTGCCCCGGGCAGTCCTTCAGAAAGTCCAGGGAAGTCAAAGTATGTGGCTTAAGCAGAAGACTTTATAAAGTGGAAAGGGCCAAGGGCAGGTATGTCCCAGAGCCTTCCGCACCCACAGGCATCTTCCTGGGGCTTAGTGGCAGCCTAGAGGACAGTTGGCATCCAAAGAATCCTTACTGTTTCCTTCTGAAAGCCACCGAAAAGATCTCCCATGTCAGAACCTTCTAGAGTCATCTTGTCTTCTGCAGGTTCCATTTTGATAAACCTGCTCCTGAAGCAGCCTTTGATCCCAGGGTCATCCCTAAGCCTTTGCCACCTCCTGAGTAGTAGTTCTGAGTCTCCTGCTGGCACCCCCCTGCAGCCACCAGGGTTTGGCAGGTAAGCATAAGACTCCTGGAAAGCTTGTTTGGGAAGGAGCTTCCTGGAAGCAAATTCCTTTCTGGCCCTGGCCAGCCTGAGAAGTCTGTGGGAAGGGCAGGCAGCCTGGAGAATTTGGCAGGCAGGCTGTTTGGGGCTCTTGACCTTATCTCCATCCCACActtaatctatttttctttgtgtttgttgcCAGTACCTTGGCTGGAATGTCAGGCCTCAGGACCACAGGTTCTTATGATGGGTCATTTTCCCTCTCAGCCCTGAGAGAAGCACAGAACCTGGCATTCACTGGACTGAATCTGGTTGCCAGGAATGAGTGCTCACGTGATGGAGACCCagcagagggaggcagaagggcCTTCCCACTCTGCCAGCTTCCTGGAGCCGTGCATTTCCTCCCCCTTGTACAGTTCTTCATCGGCTTACACTGCCAGGCCCTGCAGGACTTGGCAGCTGCTAAGAGAAGCGGAGCACCTGGGGACTCACCGACACATTCCTCCTGCGTGAGCTCTGGGGTAGAGACCAACCCTGAGGACTCAGTGTGCATCCTGGAAGGCTTCTCTGTGACTGCACTTAGCATTCTTCAGCACCTGGTGTGCCACAGCGGAGCAGTCGTCTCCCTATTACTGTCAGGAGTGGGGGCAGATTCTGCTGCTGGGGAAGGAAACAGGAGCCTGGTTCACAGGCTTAGTGATGGAGATATGACCTCAGCCCCAAGGGGGGTTGCTGATGACCAAGGACAGCACCCACTGTTGAAGATGCTTCTTCACCTGTTGGCTTTCTCTTCTGCAGCAACAGGACACCTTCAAGCCAGTGTCCTGACCCAGTGCCTTAAGGTTTTGGTGAAATTAGCCGAAAACACTTCCTGTGATTTCTTGCCCAGGTATCAAGCTGCATAGGAGTCATGATTCTTTGTGGGTCTCACCTGACCTCTTAAGGTCTAACCCATGGCACTTGTACTTTGCTCACATCTTGACTTATCTACACTAGTTAGTTCTAAGGCTTGGTTCAGGGAGTTCTGAAGTGATGGGAAGTGGGGCCAAATGGGAGAACCAAGGAAGTGGTTTATTTGATTTAATTCTGCCTCTGAACAACAGGTAAGCAAAAGGCACACATGATTAAAGGAGGCTGCTAACCTCTGTGGAGGAGGGCCCTGCCCCAGGACAAGGGTTAAGACAAGGGGCCTCTGAACCTGAGATGTGGGTAAGGTGAAGACCACACATCACAAGCACGTTGAAGTTTAGTGGGTTCCCTAAGGaagcagaggatgtggagagggTCTGCAGCCCACGGGCTGACCTTGCTGGGAGTCTCTGCCTGTCATTGTGCCCATCTTTAGCATGCATCTGGGGTGGCCTGTTCTTCTTAAGGTTTGTGGGTAGTATATTATAGTGAACCTAGCGAATGAACACTGTGATCATAAATTCCTCCCTTGGGATTCCAGAGCCGCAAGATTGGGGAGAACTGTGAACACAACCAGCCCACCCCCTCATCCAGTAATCCAGTCTCCCTCAGCAGTCTACCAAAGGGTCAGTTTCTATGTTGGAATGATTCCACTGGCTGAATATATCTTAAATCATCTCATCTCTGAGCTCAGCACTGCTGTTTCCTAGATCTGTTTCCATCTGAATATTTTTGGTTGGTCTGGCCCATGCTAAAGGTGGCACTCAGCTGGACACAGCACTGCAGTGTAGTGTGGGCAGTGGGATCAGGCAGACCCAGCACTCAAGCGCCCAGCAGGGGCCCAGCTCATAgtggctgttttttttgttgttgtttatttgtttgtttttgtttttgttttgagacgaagtttcactcttgttgtccaggctggagtgcagtggtgcgatctcggctcactgcaacctccacttcccaggttcaagcagttctcctgcctcagcctcctgagacgctgagattacaggcacctgccaccacacctggctaattttttgtatttttagtagagacagggtttcaccatgttggccaggcttgtctcaaatgctggacctcaggtgatccacctgccttggcctgccaaagtgcgaggattacaggcgtgagccactgggcccagccttggttatttgtttaataattgttaaatgaatgaatcccaggctgggcacagtggctcctgcctgtaatctcagcactttgggaggccaaggtgggaggatcacttgagcccaggagtttgagaccagcgtgggcaacaaagcaagactcccatctctacaattttttttttttttttaattagccaggcatggtggcagtgagctatgaccatgccactgcactccagcctaggtgacagagtgagaccctatctcaaagaatCCCAGAAACCATGTTTTTACTGGTGGTAGACACACCATTATTCCACTCCTGTTGAGCTTGTCCACAGGGACATTCAAAACACAGCCACAGCTGGGCATTTATCTATTTCATGTACTGGGGCTCttcataaaatttcatttaaagagGTTcttaggggctgggcatggtggctcacgcctgtaatcccagcactttaggaagccgaggtggatagatcacgaggtcaggagatcgagaccatcctggctaacatggtgaaaccccgtctctactaaaaatacaaaaaagtagctgggcgtggtggcaggcacctgtagtcccagctactcgggaggctgaggcaggagaatcgcttgaaccctggaggcggaggttgcagtgagctgagtttgcgccactgcactccagcctgggtgacagagcgagactcagtttcaaaaaaaaaaaaagttcttacgCTATCAAAAAATAACTTGGAAACCACTGTGGTGTATATAAAGGTGGATTTTCCTTGCAATACCTTCTGCAAGTGGCAGATATTGGACATCTTACAGCCCAATAATGAAACCAGGTAATAACCATGTTAAATTCCAGCTTCCCACAAAGGTGTGCACACCCTGGCAACTAAAAAGCATTGAACTTTTTGTCTGCTGTGCAGGATTTGCCCTAAAGTGAGTTCAccccacatagtgagaccttgcttCCTAAGGACACACTGAGGGATATCTTGACCTTCTGTGCTTAGAAACTGCAGATGTCTGAAGAGGTACATACCTGGCCAGACCCCATAGAGTGTTTCAGAATTGCCCTTCTCCCCACCCACCAGGCCAGTCCATCATGCTCCTCCAGGCTATGTGGGTTGAGCAAACAGCAGCAGTTGCCTTGGGGCTTGGTTTATTGGGGTAATAGCTTTCCTTTTGCCCCTGAGACCTGGGGCAGTATGCCCAGAACCCCTCCCTCCTGCACACCCCACAGTAGGCACATTCTCCCCCTGGCAGCAGATGTGTTTTCTGGCAAGTAGAGAAAATGGCTTTCCTTGCCCTGTGAGAGGTCTCATAAGATCCAGCTATAGCCAAGGCCATGTTTGTCACCTCTGGAGCCCTGGTCAGTCCTGTGGGCACAGAACATTTCTCTCCCACCTAAGTTAGGACCTGCATCCCTGTTTGGGAGCATGTGGAAGCCAGGCATCCCAGGTCCAGGAGGTCATCCCACTTCCTGGGTGATGCTACACCAGATGAGGGCCTGTCCTCTCAGCTGCAGCAGTCTTGCAGTGGAAGTGCCCACTTGTTCACAGGAAACAAGTTTCATAGCAAGTAAGTAGGGGTCAGGCCAGCACTGAAACCCAAGTCTGGCTGAACCAACTCACCTGTTCATACTGACTTGCTCAATTTTCTGTTACCTCTAGTGGAGTGTGAAGGTAGGTTATGGAGCTGGGGTTGGGGAGTGTCACGTCTCTCTGGGTCCCTGTCTTGTAGGTTCCAGTGTGTGTTCCGAGTGCTGCCAAAGTGCCTCAGCCCAGAGACACCCCTGCCTAGCATGCTGCTGGCTGTTGAGCTCCTCTCCCTGCTGGCGGACCACGACCAGCTGGCACCTCAGCTCTGTTCCCACTCAGGtaaagcagggtggggcgggcGTCTAGACTGCTCCTGCAGATCAAGGGAAGGGTTGGGGTGGGAACAGGGTCAAGGGCCTCAGAGGGCTTCTGCAGTATGTAGCCCACGCTCTTCATGAGAAAGGGCACCCTGAGTGAGAGGTGCGCTATCCTTTTCAGAAGgctgcctcctgctgctgctgtacaTGTACATCACATCACGGCCTGACAGAGTGGCCTTGGAGACACAATGGCTCCAGCTGGAACAAGAGGTAAAAACTCCAGAGCCCCTTCTGGACACTGTCCCCACCCCATCCTAAGAACCAACAGAATATCCTTTCTTTCTGCTGAGGAGAAACGGAGCTTTAATTCATTTTAGTAACAAGAGTTGATAAAGCAACTAAAGAGGTAAACTCAGTTTGGGGGCTGTGCACCACACAGATGCAATGCAGACAGGACTTGGCAGAGTTGCCTGATGACTGATCCTGTCTTGGCTTTGGGACTTGGGGGCAGAATAGGGGGCTGGAGGCAGGTGGGTTGCTGGTGACACATGAGTGCTTGTCCTGGGTCTGCCCTGGGAAGGTCCCACACCACTTCTTGGACCCCATTTGTGCAGACAAACAGTTGCTGAAGCAAGTGAACTCTTATAGAAGCTTAAGAAAACCCTCGCAGGGACTGGTCTCCTTCTGCCCAGGATGGAACCAATCTGTTCTTGTTCTAGGTGGTGTGGCTCCTGGCTAAGCTTGGTGTGCAGAGCCCCTTGCCCCCAGTCACTGGCTCCAACTGCCAGTGTAATGTGGAGGTGAGTGGGTAGGGGCCAACAGCTGGCAGCTCTGGTGGTAAGGGGGCCCCGTGCAAGGACTGTAGGCCCCACTGCAAACCCCCTCACCTGAGGTGGCTAGGCTGAGCGGATTGTTAGGGTGCAGGCCATGGTGGCACCAAACCTCAGTCTGCACCCCCTCTCAGGTGGTCAGAGCGCTCACGGTGATGTTGCACAGACAGTGGCTGACAGTGCGGAGGGCAGGGGGACCCCCAAGGACCGACCAGCAGAGGCGGACAGTGCGCTGTCTGCGGGACACGGTGCTGCTGCTGCACGGCCTATCGCAGAAGGACAAGCTCTTCATGATGCACTGCGTGGAGGTCCTGCATCAGTTTGACCAGGTGATGCCGGGGGTCAGCATGCTCATCCGAGGGCTTCCTGATGTGACCGACTGTGAAGGTAAGCCTGCCAGAGGCCATCCTGCCCAGCCCCCACGGCTTCTTCCAGAGGTTCCCCAACAAGTCAGATTCCTGGGTGTCCCCTCAGCAGGCCCCCGCCCACTGCAGCCTGTTCCAGCACTGGGgccattttcttttatcttcctgcctcagttctTCTCCAAGCATATTGGGATGCCTTTTGCATCTATCTGTTGAGTGTGCCTGGCAGAGCCACGGTTTTTCCAGAAATAGCCGTGTCTGAATTGCCTTTGTATCACTTTGTTTGCAGTAGCTGAGGGAGCAGGGCCTGGGTGTGGAAGGGACTGGTTAGTTCCTGCGGACGTTGGGGGAGGAGAGGTGGGACCTGCCCTAGGCCCTGGCACCTTtgggccctcaccaggaaccTCTCCTTTTTGTCTCAGAGGCAGCCCTGGATGACCTCTGTGCCGCGGAAACCGATGTGGAAGACCCCGAGGTGGAGTGTGGCTGAGGCCCTGAGTGTCCAGCCACATGGTGGCACCAGCACCACTCCTTTCCTTACCACATCAACTGATTAAAGCAGTGACCAGCAGGAACTGCCCAGAGAACTGGCTGGCCTTGTTTCCTGAGTCTGATCTGTTTGGCAGAGTGGGAGGGGTGGAGCAGGACCCGgaccctgagtggctgggatccTTCTTCCTGTCCCTGGCTGTTGCTGAGCCCGTCCCCATGGTAACTGATCTGCCTTGAGGAAggagccctgccctgcctgtggaATTGTCCTGAGTCATTGCTTTGGGCTGGGGCCATGGGAAGAAACCATTGTGTGGCAGGGAAGGAGGTGGCTCTTGGCCCAGGCCTAAACCAGGAAAGCCTGGGAAACTGGGACCCACAGGTGGGCATGAAAGGGCCGCAGCAGGGGCTCCCAGCAGTGTGTAAGACCTGGAGCTGGTCTGGCACCACTGCCCTGGTCCTTCCAGCTGCCTGTCACTGGTATGATGGCCCCGGTGCATTGTGCCACCAGCAGGCCACAGCTGTGGATCTTGGAAGGCCTCTGGGGTCCCCCGGGAGCGGGGGAGTGGGTGTGGGGGGGGACGGATGGTGGTGAGAGGGACAGACCAGGCAGGCTGATGAGCAGGGCGGGCCTGGCTCACGTGGGCCTGTAGGCGGGCCCGGCTCACGTGGGCCTGTAGGCGGGCCCGGCTCACGTGGGCCTGTAGGCGGGCCCACGCCAAGTTTCACTTCCCGCCACTGCTGCCAGCGAGAGCCGCGGGAGAGTGTGCAGCCGAGTCActactgcctgcctgcctgcctgcctgctacGGTGAGTGTGGCCCCCCCAATGGGATGGCGCAGGGCAGGAGGGCCATGGGTTCCCCCACCCCAGACTAAGGGGGCACTAGGGGAGGGGCCGAGTCATGTGAGGAGGGAGCCCCTCTCAGACAGTCGAATGTGCTGGTCCCACTAAGGAAACCACCTCACCCTCTCCAACTTCCTGCCTGAAAATGGGCCCTGGAGCTCGCAGACAGGGCAGGATTGTGCAGGGAAGGCCTGAGATGTGCTTCTGCCCACCCCCTACCCCACTCCCTCCTCTTCGGATCTTAACACTGGGCACTCACACACCCATCCCATGCTCCTCCCCAGGCTCAGCGGCAGGTACGTACCCAACCATGGGCTCGCAGGCCCTGCCCCCGGGGCCCATGCAGACCCTCATCTTTTTCGACATGGAGGCCACTGGCTTGCCCTTCTCCCAGCCCAAGGTCACGGAGCTGTGCCTGCTGGCTGTCCACAGATGTGCCCTGGAGAGCCCCCCCACCTCTCAGGGGCCACCTCCCACAGTTCCTCCACCACCGCGTGTGGTAGACAAGCTCTCCCTGTGTGTGGCTCCGGGGAAGGCCTGCAGCCCTGCAGCCAGCGAGATCACAGGTCTGAGcacagctgtgctggcagcgcATGGGCGTCAATGTTTCGATGACAACCTGGCCAACCTACTCCTAGCCTTCCTGCGGCGCCAGCCACAGCCCTGGTGCCTGGTGGCACACAATGGTGACCGCTACGACTTCCCCCTGCTCCAAGCAGAGCTGGCTATGCTGGGCCTCACCAGTGCTCTGGATGGTGCCTTCTGTGtggatagcatcactgcactgaAGGCCCTGGAGCGAGCAAGCAGCCCCTCAGAACACGGCCCAAGGAAGAGCTACAGCCTAGGCAGCATCTACACTCGCCTGTATGGGCAGTCCCCTCCAGACTCGCACACGGCTGAGGGTGATGTCCTGGCCCTGCTCAGCATCTGTCAGTGGAGACCACAGGCCCTCCTGCGGTGGGTGGATGCTCACGCCAGGCCTTTCGGCACCATCAGGCCCATGTATGGGGTCACAGCCTCTGCTAGGACCAAGCCAAGACCATCTGCTGTCACAACCACTGCACACCTGGCCACAACCAGGAACACTAGTCCCAGCCTTGGAGACAGCAGGGGTCCCAAGGATCTTCCTCCAGTGAAGGACCCTGGAGCCCTACCCGGGGAGGGGCTGCTGGCCCCACTGGGTCTGCTGGCCATCCTGACCTTGGCAGTAGCCACACTGTATGGACTATCCCTGGCCACACCTGGGGAGTAGGCCAAGAAGGAAAATCTGACGAAtaaagaccccccccccccccccacagcACTGAGTGGTCAATTGGCTCCTACCCTTCTTGGCAGCACAGACCTCTGCCCACACCCAGGGACCTGGGGAGGAGGGcacagtgtttgtccctcactatCCCTAGCAGGATGGTCAACTATCTGAGCCCAGTAAAAGTAGggaaaacacagagaaacccaAATGGATGGAAAGAGTACAGCCTGATTCCAATCCCAGCAGCCGAGGCCAGGAAGAAAGGGGGCAGCAGCTCCAAACGATTGCATTTATTATAAACAAGTGTACAGACCCTAGACTCAGAAACACAACAGATTTGAGCTAAGACAGCTCTGGTGAAACAGTAATAGAGGGAGGAGGAACACCGAGGTATTCATGTCTGGGCCAGAGCTGCCATCCAGGGCCCCACACCCCACCTTTGGTCCAGATGGCTCATTGGCCCAGGTGTCCCTGCTGCCAGAACACCCTGGACTGGGGTACAGGAGTTGCATATTCCATGAGGCTGGTGTCGGGAAGCAGGGACTCACAGTTGCCAGGTTGTCCATCTCTGAGCCAATTTCCCTCCACAACCCAGGGGTTTCAGTCTCATATCAACTATCAtgtttgaaaacagaaaacaggcaaaatgtttggctaaaataaaatgaaaacactgcAGGGAAGAGAACTGAGTGTGCTGGTGGACAGAAGCCCTGCTCACCTGTGGGAAGGGCAGGGCCAGCAAGGGCAGCAGAGCTCCCTGGGGGCAGCTaggttgtgtgtgcatgtggccCTCCAGCTGGTCCCAGGGGAGATGCAGGGACAGGGGACAGTCCAGGCAGACAGGTACAGCTGAGTAGGGCTCTGCCTGAGGTGTTCTGGCATCAGGAGGCTGCCTGATCCCCAACAGGCATGACAGGCTCCAGGGAGCAATGGGACATCTGCCCAAAGGATCAAAGTCCAACTTGGCCAGATCCCAAGCTTCGCCTGCATCATGTCCCTGGCTCTGCAAAGGGTACCCCCATCTCCGGGGACGAGCCATGGCCTCAAGCAGCAGCTGGCTACGCTGCCGAAACCAGGACACATCTGCATCACACAGAAAGCTGCGCCACCCTGATGTGACAGGCCATACTTGGTCACCCTAGGGTAAGCTGGAGAAGAACTCCAGATGTGCCCTGGAGAGGCCCCCACCTCTCAGGGGCCACCTCACAGggtgccccccaccaccccattCTTTGAGTTTGGCTTGAGATTTTAGGAAGCATAATTTCAGGTGAGGAAGAGAACAAAGTCTGGTCCCAGCCCACTCTGGCAAGGATTGTTCCCCACCTTGTCAGCATCAGAGGAAGCCACATATACAGGCaggacacacacagcacacatgggGCGTAAGGAACCGTGCCtggacacacacagcacacatgggGCGTAAGGAACCGCGCCTgcacaccactcacacacacacacaacataacCAAGTGGCATACAGAGAGGCCAGGGAATGCTCAGAGGGCCGCCTTCGGGGCATCCATGTAGGCCGGGTTGTAAGGAGGCTGGCTGGCGGGGTAGGGTGCGGCTGCTCCTCCTGAAAGCAGAGAGGACCCTAGTTGGCTGTGAGCATGGTGGGCTGCCGTGTGAGTGGCAGGCGAGCAGAAAGGGGCAGAGGCCTGTTGAGTGATGTAGTTTGGGATGGGTGCCCGAGGGATGCTGGCAGAGACTCGGGAAGTCGGGCAGGGCTAGAGTTGGCAGGGGCACTCACCAGCCAGGGTCTCGTGGTAGGCCGGTGGGCCCATGGGCTGGGCTGGGTAAGGTGGTGGGTACTGCATTGGGTAGGGTGCTGCTGGCATCCCTGGCTGAGGCGGCATGGTGTGGTAGCCCTGGTAGCTTGGTCCAGGGTAGCTGGGCGGCACACTTGGAGGCTGAGGATAAGGGGCATGCACCACAGTGGTGGATGTGGTGGTGGTGACAACCGCTGCAAAGAGAATTCCAGTCAGGAccctcctccatctccccagGTCTTGAGGGCCAGGCTTGCCACCCATCCCTCCAGCTTAGCCAAAGCAGGGCCTGGTCAGCTCCCCTTACCACCCCAGGGGGTCACAGTGGGGCAGGGTGGGCACGCTTACGACGTGGTCGGCGGCACGTCTTGTAaaggcagcagcaggagcaggtgAAGCAGATGATGATAGTGACGACAGACAGCACAAAGATGGTCAGGCCAACGGCCAAGGTCGCTCCGAACCTGCCAAAGAGCTAGACGTGACCCGGGGCACCTCGCCCCTCCCCAGACCAGCATCCACACTCCACCCCTTCCCAAGGCATGCCCCTCTTGCCAGAAGGGGTCTGGGCAATACAGTTATAGCTACTTCCTTGTCGGGTGGCCTGCACCTGTTTCAATCTGTTTCCTCTTGTGTAAACTGGGGTATATGTGAGTCTCTGTAACTGTCTCTCCTTGGGTCTCCCCCGCTTGTCCCACCCTCAGAGTCATGGGAGGAAGCTCTTCAAGTCCCACGCCACACACATACATCTATCTTGTCCACCTCACAACCAACTGATCAGCAGATGGGTATAGGGCACATGCCACAAGCCAGGCACTGTGATTTGAGTCAAAAAACTTAACAGTGGGCAAGACAGCCAGCCCTGGCCTCTGGGAGCCCACAGTCCAGTGTAGGAGGCAGACAGTGAAGATAACATGGCTCACAAAGCACAGGGTGAAGACAGAGAGAAGCCCTAGGAGGGCagaggccagtgtggccagaACAGGAGGCCCCCATTGTTCCCCTGCACTCCACGACAGCCCCAGGGCAGGGAGGCT harbors:
- the ATRIP gene encoding ATR-interacting protein isoform X1, yielding MAGTSAPGSKRRSEPPAPRPRPPPGTGHPPSKRARGFSAAAAPDPDDPFGAHGDFTADDLEELDTLASQALSQCPAAARDVSSDHKVHRLLDGMSKNPSGKNRETVPIKDNFELEVLQAQYKELKEKMKVMEEEVLIKNGEIKILRDSLHQTESVLEEQRRSHFLLEQEKTQALSDKEKEFSKKLQSLQSELQFKDAEMNELRTKLQTSERANKLAAPSVSHVSPRKNPSVVIKPEACSPQFGKTSFPTKESFSANMSLPHPCQMESGYKPLVGREDSKPHSLRGDSIKQEEAQKSFVDSWRQRSNTQGSILINLLLKQPLIPGSSLSLCHLLSSSSESPAGTPLQPPGFGSTLAGMSGLRTTGSYDGSFSLSALREAQNLAFTGLNLVARNECSRDGDPAEGGRRAFPLCQLPGAVHFLPLVQFFIGLHCQALQDLAAAKRSGAPGDSPTHSSCVSSGVETNPEDSVCILEGFSVTALSILQHLVCHSGAVVSLLLSGVGADSAAGEGNRSLVHRLSDGDMTSAPRGVADDQGQHPLLKMLLHLLAFSSAATGHLQASVLTQCLKVLVKLAENTSCDFLPRFQCVFRVLPKCLSPETPLPSMLLAVELLSLLADHDQLAPQLCSHSEGCLLLLLYMYITSRPDRVALETQWLQLEQEVVWLLAKLGVQSPLPPVTGSNCQCNVEVVRALTVMLHRQWLTVRRAGGPPRTDQQRRTVRCLRDTVLLLHGLSQKDKLFMMHCVEVLHQFDQVMPGVSMLIRGLPDVTDCEEAALDDLCAAETDVEDPEVECG
- the ATRIP gene encoding ATR-interacting protein isoform X5 gives rise to the protein MSKNPSGKNRETVPIKDNFELEVLQAQYKELKEKMKVMEEEVLIKNGEIKILRDSLHQTESVLEEQRRSHFLLEQEKTQALSDKEKEFSKKLQSLQSELQFKDAEMNELRTKLQTSERANKLAAPSVSHVSPRKNPSVVIKPEACSPQFGKTSFPTKESFSANMSLPHPCQMESGYKPLVGREDSKPHSLRGDSIKQEEAQKSFVDSWRQRSNTQGSILINLLLKQPLIPGSSLSLCHLLSSSSESPAGTPLQPPGFGSTLAGMSGLRTTGSYDGSFSLSALREAQNLAFTGLNLVARNECSRDGDPAEGGRRAFPLCQLPGAVHFLPLVQFFIGLHCQALQDLAAAKRSGAPGDSPTHSSCVSSGVETNPEDSVCILEGFSVTALSILQHLVCHSGAVVSLLLSGVGADSAAGEGNRSLVHRLSDGDMTSAPRGVADDQGQHPLLKMLLHLLAFSSAATGHLQASVLTQCLKVLVKLAENTSCDFLPRFQCVFRVLPKCLSPETPLPSMLLAVELLSLLADHDQLAPQLCSHSEGCLLLLLYMYITSRPDRVALETQWLQLEQEVVWLLAKLGVQSPLPPVTGSNCQCNVEVVRALTVMLHRQWLTVRRAGGPPRTDQQRRTVRCLRDTVLLLHGLSQKDKLFMMHCVEVLHQFDQVMPGVSMLIRGLPDVTDCEEAALDDLCAAETDVEDPEVECG
- the ATRIP gene encoding ATR-interacting protein isoform X6; protein product: MSKNPSGKNRETVPIKDNFELEVLQAQYKELKEKMKVMEEEVLIKNGEIKILRDSLHQTESVLEEQRRSHFLLEQEKTQALSDKEKEFSKKLQSLQSELQFKDAEMNELRTKLQTSERANKLAAPSVSHVSPRKNPSVVIKPEACSPQFGKTSFPTKESFSANMSLPHPCQMESGYKPLVGREDSKPHSLRGDSIKQEEAQKSFVDSWRQRSNTQGSILINLLLKQPLIPGSSLSLCHLLSSSSESPAGTPLQPPGFGSTLAGMSGLRTTGSYDGSFSLSALREAQNLAFTGLNLVARNECSRDGDPAEGGRRAFPLCQLPGAVHFLPLVQFFIGLHCQALQDLAAAKRSGAPGDSPTHSSCVSSGVETNPEDSVCILEGFSVTALSILQHLVCHSGAVVSLLLSGVGADSAAGEGNRSLVHRLSDGDMTSAPRGVADDQGQHPLLKMLLHLLAFSSAATGHLQASVLTQCLKVLVKLAENTSCDFLPRFQCVFRVLPKCLSPETPLPSMLLAVELLSLLADHDQLAPQLCSHSGCLLLLLYMYITSRPDRVALETQWLQLEQEVVWLLAKLGVQSPLPPVTGSNCQCNVEVVRALTVMLHRQWLTVRRAGGPPRTDQQRRTVRCLRDTVLLLHGLSQKDKLFMMHCVEVLHQFDQVMPGVSMLIRGLPDVTDCEEAALDDLCAAETDVEDPEVECG
- the ATRIP gene encoding ATR-interacting protein isoform X2, whose product is MAGTSAPGSKRRSEPPAPRPRPPPGTGHPPSKRARGFSAAAAPDPDDPFGAHGDFTADDLEELDTLASQALSQCPAAARDVSSDHKVHRLLDGMSKNPSGKNRETVPIKDNFELEVLQAQYKELKEKMKVMEEEVLIKNGEIKILRDSLHQTESVLEEQRRSHFLLEQEKTQALSDKEKEFSKKLQSLQSELQFKDAEMNELRTKLQTSERANKLAAPSVSHVSPRKNPSVVIKPEACSPQFGKTSFPTKESFSANMSLPHPCQMESGYKPLVGREDSKPHSLRGDSIKQEEAQKSFVDSWRQRSNTQGSILINLLLKQPLIPGSSLSLCHLLSSSSESPAGTPLQPPGFGSTLAGMSGLRTTGSYDGSFSLSALREAQNLAFTGLNLVARNECSRDGDPAEGGRRAFPLCQLPGAVHFLPLVQFFIGLHCQALQDLAAAKRSGAPGDSPTHSSCVSSGVETNPEDSVCILEGFSVTALSILQHLVCHSGAVVSLLLSGVGADSAAGEGNRSLVHRLSDGDMTSAPRGVADDQGQHPLLKMLLHLLAFSSAATGHLQASVLTQCLKVLVKLAENTSCDFLPRFQCVFRVLPKCLSPETPLPSMLLAVELLSLLADHDQLAPQLCSHSGCLLLLLYMYITSRPDRVALETQWLQLEQEVVWLLAKLGVQSPLPPVTGSNCQCNVEVVRALTVMLHRQWLTVRRAGGPPRTDQQRRTVRCLRDTVLLLHGLSQKDKLFMMHCVEVLHQFDQVMPGVSMLIRGLPDVTDCEEAALDDLCAAETDVEDPEVECG